In Dromiciops gliroides isolate mDroGli1 chromosome X, mDroGli1.pri, whole genome shotgun sequence, the genomic window CTGGCCCCAGCCCTCCCCTGATTGGCCCCGTTTGCTCCCGTATCCAGTGGTTTGAGGACAATAAACGCGCTGCGGCTCCCCACCACCAGGAGGCTTGCTGGCTTTTTCTGCGTTGTGTgcgcgggggtgggggtgggggtggggccagGACGGCGGGTGTGTCACGTGGCGTCATCTCGGCCTGTGACGAGGGAATAGCACGTGACCCTACCGCCGCGCGCCGCTCCCTCGGCTACCGCGCGGGCTCCGGCAGAGGCGGTTGAGCGACAGTGGGCGGTGGGCGCGGGGGTGGGGGGCTGTCCTGCGGCCTTTGCCCCCTCCTCCAGTCTGAGCTCGGGGAGGCGGGGCCCCGAAGAGTGAAGGAGGGCTGAGGAGGCGGGGCCGGCGACGGCCCAAAACccgagggtggggggaggggagggggcggggcagggcgggGCCCGGTTGGAGGCCCTGAGCCCTcgctgggggcgggggtgggggggtaatgGGCTGAGTCGGCTAGGGGCGCCTCGAGGAGGGGGACGTGACTGGCCGCATTTAAGGGTTGGGAgggcggggttggggggggcggtgCCCTGAGAATCCAACCGTCTCCTCGGGCCAGGTCGTCGGGTGGGCCGGCAGTCTTAGCTTGGCATGGCATCCCAGTCGGAGAAGCCAGGCCCGAGTCATCGAGGAGGGAGCCCGAGTCGCTCACCCTCTGGGACCCGGATGATGGTCAGTTCAGTGGACTGGAGGATGAGGATAAGGAGGCTGGGAATTCCTTCTGCAGGATGAGGGAGGGGGGCACCTGGGAGATCTGCCTCCCCGGAAAAGCTCCGGACATGAGCAAGAGGGCAGAAAGCAGTCCTCCAGGGATGAGGGTCTTGAGGATGGGGATGGAGAGCATTGGTGCCCTAGATAGCCAGCCGCTCGAGGAACCACTGGCCCTTCCTTCCGAACTGACTTTCTGTGCTGTCTCCAGGGGCAAAAGCGAGGAGGCCGGAAGGGATCGCCAGTCCCTCGGGCCAGCCCGAGTTTAGCTGAGGTCCGGCGCAGAGGGCGGGCAAAGAAATTGAGTCAGGTGTCTGAGCAAGAGCTGGTGACCAACCTTGAGGACCTAGTAAGTATGTGTTCCGTCCCTCACTAGCTCAACCCAGGGcacttgggcctcagtttgctcctctTTCTTATACCCTATGTAAGACCAGtagacattggggggggggggtctcaaaTCACCTCTCACCAACTGTTTTGGACGTCCCAGTTGGAGGAGGATCTCTTTAGGGGCCCAGCtcctctcttccatttcttctctttacCATTGCCTTCTAGGACCTCGAGGCTGATTTCGCAATACCGTCGGGGACAGGCCTGGTGCTGGATGAGAGAATGGGTGCTTTCCACTGCTCCTGGGATGAAAAGTGAgccagaaaagggaaaggagaaaaagctgCTGAGCCAGAAGACAAAGGCAGACCCAACTGTgtcacttccttttttccttagtTTCCCTGAGAGACCAGAACGCCTTCAGGCTGTGCGGGAACAACTGGCCAGGGACTGTCTGCTTGAGAGATGTATCCGCATTGAGGTGAGGACGATCTCATGGAGGGTAGTGGGCAATCTCAGTGCTTCTGTAGCAATCCTGCCCACATTTCTCCCCTTACAAACAATCAGCAAACATTCAGTGCTTAGACTCGCTCCCCCTCCAGCCTGAGACCCCAAGGCCAGAGAGCACTCCTCCCCTGGATCTACTCCTATCTTCTGGATCTTTCCACAGGCCCAGCCAGCCACTCCCCAGGAGCTGCAGCTCGTCCATAGGTGAGCACAAGAAgccatttcttccttcccttgggGTTTGTCCTTCTTGGGTAGCATCAAAGCTCCCAAGACTGGCGAATCCTTTATCCGACTTTCTGTGATATAACAGCCAAGAATACGTAGCCCTGATGGCATCCACACCACAGATGACTGAGACGGATCGTAGGGCCCTCTCGGACACCTATGATTCTGTCTACCTGCACCCGGTGAGTCACCAGTCTGAAAAGAGAGTGGCAGGGGTAGAAGAATACAGATACCAAAAACTGCCTGGTAACCTGCGTGCTTTCTCTGtcctcccactttctctttgtctctttcttcccttctatcttgttgtttgttcttcctcctctctttttcatcttctgtttctactcttttttcttcttgtctttcattctctttgcctgcctttcctctctgtctttctgtctgtctccctctccccttctccctctctcccactatccccatctcccccccaccccccgactCTCTTTctgaacttttctctttttctatgttCACACTGGTCTCTTGCTTCATCCTGGAACAGAACTCATTCCCTTGTGCCCTCCTGGCTACCGGGGCGCTGCTTCGGCTTGTGGATGCCTTGATGGTAGGCGAGATCCGAAATGGGCTAGCTCTTGTCAGGTAGGTGCTCAGGGGGGAAGGCGATGTGAGCCTGTTCTCCACCCCATGGAATCTGTCTCATTGTCCTCCTCTCAGGGTCTCATCCTCTGCTTTTAGAAAGTGGAAATTGCTTCAGATCATTTGGTCCCTAAAATCCCATCCCTGCTCTGCTGTCACTGACCCTCCCTGGATCATTCCATTTATACCATGGTGTCGATAGAAGATGTTGGGGTTCAGCATTGAATCAGTGCCTATATTCGATCCCCTCTGAGCCTGTGCTTGGTCCTCTGGTCCTAGGCCCCCTGGCCATCATGCCCAGCGTGAGAACATGAACGGCTACTGCATGTTCAACAACATTGCCATTGCTGCCCGCTATGCCCAAGAAAAACACCACGTCTCACGGTGAGACTAGGGGCAATATGGACTTTTTGGGGAATCCACTCACCAAGACTGTCCAGTGACAGGCCCCCTGCTTCTCTGGGAGGAGGTGAGCTCTCAAGGGTTCCTTAACCTTTTCCAGGATACTCATTGTGGATTGGGACGTCCACCATGGCCAAGGCACACAGTTCATCTTTGAGCAGGACCCCAGGTATGTTCAGAGCGGGCCCTCCCCTTAAGATATTTAGAGGGCTTGGGGTTCCTTCTCTGGCTGCCTCCCTTCCCCAAGCCCTCTACTCTtcactccttttccttctccagtgtccTCTACTTCTCTGTTCACCGCTATGAGCAGGGCCGATTCTGGCCCCACCTAAAAGCTTCTGACTGGCAGGCAACAGGCAGTGGCAAGGGTCAGGGATATACTGTCAACGTGCCTTGGAACCAGGTCAGGCCCCTAGCACTCAGACAAGGCCCTGGCCTAACAGGCCTTCTCATGTGGATACACTCATTGTCCATTTCTCTGTCTTGCTGTGTCTCCCTCCCCAGGTGGGGATGAGGGATGGGGATTACATCAGCTCCTTCTTACATGTACTGCTGCCCATTTCTCTGGAGGTAATGGAACCCTGGTGGGGCCCCTTCAACAGAAGAGTGTTGGGAGACCAAGTAGCCAGAGTGGTGAGGGTTGGGCTCAGACGACTGAGAGGAGGAGAGTTTGGGGGACATAGAAGACTTCTCTGTGCAGGGAGGTCAAGGATTGGAGTGACAGTAATAATACTTTGGAGGGTAGAAGTACGAGAAAAAGATTCCAAGGCTTCCACGTGGGAAGGGTTGGGAGGAAGGTGACAGGTTCTGGAAGGTTCAAAATGAAATGCAGGCTGGTGGGACCTTGGGAGTCCAGTGTGAAGACTGGTAAAAGGAAGCAGTGGGCACGATTCTGTAGCAGAATCAAGCAGGCGATGGAAACAGGGCAGAAAGCTGGCCTAATGTTCTCTTCCTCTGTCATCATCTCTAGTTTCAGCCTCAGATGGTTCTGGTGGCCGCTGGCTTTGATGCCATGCTGGGGGACCCCAAGGTAGGCCCCTTGGCAAGGAAGAGAAGGCAGGAGGGGCCGATTGGATGTGGGAGGAGGGCAGGATCATGGTCTTTGGCTCATTCTCATTCACCCCTGGTGAGGAGGTAAAGGCCAAGTGGGGGTGAGACCTGGGACACAGCACTgagctccttcctctttctttccttaggGAGAGATGGCAGCCACTCCAGGGGGCTTTGCCCACCTCACTCACTTGCTCATGAGTCTGGCCAAAGGGAAGTTGATTCTGTCTCTGGAGGTGAGGGATCATCTCAGTGTTTTCtagtctctgtgtctgtctcttgctCCTTTCCGTCTCTTCTGGGCATTGCCATGCATAACTGCCTTCATGTCTTGCTCATTGGATCTGAGAAGACGCCAGGGTCTATCAGGGCAAAGGTATTATAGGGTGGAACCCGAGACCCCGTGCTTCCCCTATTTTCCGTCCCCCTCTGCCCTTTTCCATCCTGTCACACAGTCTTCTGTCCCCTTGAGCCCTGCTCCTCCCTTGTTCTCAGTGCATTTCCACTTTCACGCTAGGTTCCCTTGAGACAACTTTGGTTTACCTCCAAGTGTCAGATTCCCTTcatgcttttcttccttcccctttctgagTCGTGTATCCCTCCCTATAGGGTGGCTACAACTTGCGTTCCCTTGCTCTGGGGGTCAGTGCCACTCTCCAAACCCTCCTGGGAGACCCATGTCCCATGTTGGCAACACCTTGCGCCCCCTGCCCCAGGTGAGAGGCCCCCATGAAAACCCTAGGGTGGGGGGTGAGGAATGCAGATGGCTgttagggtctctgtgaccttggggatTGTAGTAGGTGACCGATAGGGCCCTTGGGtctcagccattctccaatgttGAGTCCCTTGCCCTGCCTCTGTGTCATGAGGGTGTTAGACTGGGTGGTGTGAGATCCCTTTCAGTCCGGCCATTGTTTGACTTTCTGTGATCACTCCTATTGTTCTTGTTTTCCCAATTGGCAGTGCCCTGGCTTCCTTGTCCTATACTCTGGCTGCTCAGAGACCTTTCTGGAAGGTCATACAGAGGTTTCGTAAGTGAGGCAACTGAGAGGGTAAAGGGGACATGCATGCCTATCCAAGGTGTCTGTGATCTCAACCCTCAGAAGTGGAGGCTGGGGAGTTACACTAAATGTATGAGGGTGATAGGCTGGGAGGGAAGAGGCTAAGGCCAGGGACAAGTGAACCCCATGAGAGTGAGATAGGGCCACCTAGTGTAGTGGGGAGCTCAGGACCAGGTTCAGGTGGTGgcttgaccttgaacaagtccttttcccttcccaggGCCTGCTAAAATGAGCAGGTGGGACCACATGATCTtgagctttaaatctgtgatcctttcttTGATTCCCCACCTTAACAGAGTCAGCCCGTGCGGACAAGGAGGAAGAGCACGGGGAGGTGAGTCTAGGCCCCTCACCCGATCTTGAGGCACTAGGGAAGCCCTTGGAGCAGGTCCTCCCCTTACCTCTGAACCGAACAGGCTTGGTATATGATGAGAGGATGATGGAGCATTTCAATATGTGGGACAGGTACTGGGCTTGGCTTGGTGGCTATGGGGACTGTTGGCTGGGGTCACATGACCTCCTTTCCTTTGGATGACCCTTCCTGGCCCTTCCCCAGCCACCACCCAGAGCGGCCTGAACGCATTGCCCAAATAGCTCAGCGCCACGCGGAGCTTGGGCTGACCCCTCGATGCCTCCCTTTGCCTGCCCGTACGGCCACGGACCATGAGCTGCTGAGCTGCCACAGGTAGACGCTGCCCCTTGTCCACTCTGTTCTCTCCTgcatcctcctcttctccctcttctttcttggttcctctcttctgttctttcctctcctcataaacttcctccccttcccccccttttcctctcttcctcctgtcCAGTGAGGAGTACATTGACCGTGTTCGGGCCACGAGTGGGCTGAAGCCTCGGGACCTGCACCGGGAAGGGGAAAGTTACAACTCCATCTATATCTCCCCCCGCTCCTTCTGCTGTGCCCAGCTCGCTGCTGGTGCTGCTTGCCGTTTGGTGGAGGCCATCTTGGCCAGGGAGGCATGTAGTGAAAGGGGATATGGGATGGACTTGGTGTGATGTGGCGTGGCATGGCTTGGCTCTAGGGTAGGTTGTagaaagaagaggcagagaaCAGAGGGCAAGCAATGAGTTGATCCTTTGCCTTTTGGCCTCAGCACAGGTGCAGAATGGGCTGGCCATTGTCCGCCCACCAGGCCACCATGCTGAAAGAGATGCTGCCTGTGGTTTCTGCTTCTTCAATTCTGTGGCTGTGGCTGCTCGACATGCTCAGGAGGTGGCAGGCCGGGCCCTCCGGTGAGTCCAGCTGAGGCAGGAAGATGAGTAGGGGGAGCTAGGAGGAAGGTGGAACACTGTTCACCTTCACCCTcaaaggcagggcttcttaacttggTGTCTGTGACCTTGGGTTTCTTGGGTTTCTATCTGGAGAGGTGTGGTTCAGTAGAATTGGTGTCCTTGGTAATTCTCCGGTGTCCCCAGCCACACAAAAGTTGCTGAGTACTTGGTCTAAGGGAACCTGAAGGGAAAGAGCTGGGGGAAGCCCGAAGAAGTGACTCCTTGTGCTCCTCTTACAGAATCCTCATTGTGGATTGGGACATTCATCACGGCAATGGAACGCAGCACATGTTTGAAGAAGACCCAAGGTAAGTAAGGCCTGAGGAAAGGCAGGAATCCCAAGGGGAGGTGCTAAGACAGGGTTAGGGTCTGCCTCTGCCTTTGCCTTCTGACAAGCCTTTCCCTGGGTAGCGTGCTCTACGTGTCCTTGCACCGCTATGATCACGGCACCTTCTTCCCCATGGCTGAGGATGGCGCTAGCAGCCGTGTGGGCCGGGGCCAGGGAGAGGGCTTCAATGTCAACGTGGCATGGAATGGGCCCCGTCTTGGAGATCCTGACTACCTCACTGCCATGCACCATATTGTGATGCCCATTGCCTATGAGGTGAGATTGGCAGCCAAAGAAGATGGTTGGGGGTGGCATTGCCTGCTCCTGGCACTTGTGTCCACCTGAGAGGCTGGGCGATTTTTCTCTTGCTGCAATTGTGTTATAGTTCAACCCTGAGCTGGTGCTGGTGTCTGCTGGCTTTGATGCTGCTCGGGGGGACCCACTAGGAGGCTGCCTAGTTTCCCCAGAGGGCTATGCACACATGACTCACTTGCTGATGGGGCTGGCTGGTGGCCACATTGCCCTTGTCCTCGAGGTATGATTCCCCTGTCCGGTGGTCCTCCCTCCGTCCTCCTTACCCATGACTCCAGGCTCTCCCAACCTACCTCTCTTCCCCTCATTCCAGGGTGGCTACAACCTAACATCCATCTCCGAATCCATGGCTGCTTGTACCCGGACCCTTCTGGGTGACCCACCCCCCCTGCTCCCCTGGCTTCGGCCCCCATTGCCTGGGGCCTTCCTCTCACTAGGTGAGG contains:
- the HDAC6 gene encoding histone deacetylase 6 isoform X1, which codes for MASQSEKPGPSHRGGSPSRSPSGTRMMGQKRGGRKGSPVPRASPSLAEVRRRGRAKKLSQVSEQELVTNLEDLDLEADFAIPSGTGLVLDERMGAFHCSWDENFPERPERLQAVREQLARDCLLERCIRIEAQPATPQELQLVHSQEYVALMASTPQMTETDRRALSDTYDSVYLHPNSFPCALLATGALLRLVDALMVGEIRNGLALVRPPGHHAQRENMNGYCMFNNIAIAARYAQEKHHVSRILIVDWDVHHGQGTQFIFEQDPSVLYFSVHRYEQGRFWPHLKASDWQATGSGKGQGYTVNVPWNQVGMRDGDYISSFLHVLLPISLEFQPQMVLVAAGFDAMLGDPKGEMAATPGGFAHLTHLLMSLAKGKLILSLEGGYNLRSLALGVSATLQTLLGDPCPMLATPCAPCPSALASLSYTLAAQRPFWKVIQRFQSARADKEEEHGEVSLGPSPDLEALGKPLEQVLPLPLNRTGLVYDERMMEHFNMWDSHHPERPERIAQIAQRHAELGLTPRCLPLPARTATDHELLSCHSEEYIDRVRATSGLKPRDLHREGESYNSIYISPRSFCCAQLAAGAACRLVEAILAREVQNGLAIVRPPGHHAERDAACGFCFFNSVAVAARHAQEVAGRALRILIVDWDIHHGNGTQHMFEEDPSVLYVSLHRYDHGTFFPMAEDGASSRVGRGQGEGFNVNVAWNGPRLGDPDYLTAMHHIVMPIAYEFNPELVLVSAGFDAARGDPLGGCLVSPEGYAHMTHLLMGLAGGHIALVLEGGYNLTSISESMAACTRTLLGDPPPLLPWLRPPLPGAFLSLGEVTQTHRKYWQSLRLTAVEMEVEEGETPLEPAEKESTLGQKLPEESRPEALAPGPKLEERPPSAKLEETLGLESLRLSSACSPGEPDAEAVIAKEEDPEDPGLLEAAGGGGPATSTLLMIGDQLDTEGATFYAVTPLSWCPHLATVRSVPEGGLEVTQPCQDCGTHVENWLCLSCYQVHCGRYIQAHMLQHHEASGHPLVLSYADLSVWCYTCQAYVNHEVLSEAKKTAYQSKFGEEMPNLP
- the HDAC6 gene encoding histone deacetylase 6 isoform X2 → MASQSEKPGPSHRGGSPSRSPSGTRMMGQKRGGRKGSPVPRASPSLAEVRRRGRAKKLSQVSEQELVTNLEDLDLEADFAIPSGTGLVLDERMGAFHCSWDENFPERPERLQAVREQLARDCLLERCIRIEAQPATPQELQLVHSQEYVALMASTPQMTETDRRALSDTYDSVYLHPNSFPCALLATGALLRLVDALMVGEIRNGLALVRPPGHHAQRENMNGYCMFNNIAIAARYAQEKHHVSRILIVDWDVHHGQGTQFIFEQDPSVLYFSVHRYEQGRFWPHLKASDWQATGSGKGQGYTVNVPWNQVGMRDGDYISSFLHVLLPISLEFQPQMVLVAAGFDAMLGDPKGEMAATPGGFAHLTHLLMSLAKGKLILSLEGGYNLRSLALGVSATLQTLLGDPCPMLATPCAPCPSALASLSYTLAAQRPFWKVIQRFQSARADKEEEHGEVSLGPSPDLEALGKPLEQVLPLPLNRTGLVYDERMMEHFNMWDSHHPERPERIAQIAQRHAELGLTPRCLPLPARTATDHELLSCHSEEYIDRVRATSGLKPRDLHREGESYNSIYISPRSFCCAQLAAGAACRLVEAILAREVQNGLAIVRPPGHHAERDAACGFCFFNSVAVAARHAQEVAGRALRILIVDWDIHHGNGTQHMFEEDPSVLYVSLHRYDHGTFFPMAEDGASSRVGRGQGEGFNVNVAWNGPRLGDPDYLTAMHHIVMPIAYEFNPELVLVSAGFDAARGDPLGGCLVSPEGYAHMTHLLMGLAGGHIALVLEGGYNLTSISESMAACTRTLLGDPPPLLPWLRPPLPGAFLSLGEVTQTHRKYWQSLRLTVEMEVEEGETPLEPAEKESTLGQKLPEESRPEALAPGPKLEERPPSAKLEETLGLESLRLSSACSPGEPDAEAVIAKEEDPEDPGLLEAAGGGGPATSTLLMIGDQLDTEGATFYAVTPLSWCPHLATVRSVPEGGLEVTQPCQDCGTHVENWLCLSCYQVHCGRYIQAHMLQHHEASGHPLVLSYADLSVWCYTCQAYVNHEVLSEAKKTAYQSKFGEEMPNLP